The proteins below come from a single Malus domestica chromosome 03, GDT2T_hap1 genomic window:
- the LOC139194510 gene encoding uncharacterized protein translates to MEKVSKKTGTSTHKRKAPVLVPSEDILPHKKIHKFRGEPSVRPKSQDGVLKGPAFRKTGVETVDNATAVVAGEGSRLLPHPLTMEHTVQESDPGSRHEGKGKERAGSVPWKDLRVATRPKDFGDINNCLAGRRFAFDELGEPLAKDESDCDRMLKLSSYVMAEYHDRLQEVERYKAKLKENKQLVDEARRNKGLLTQALQLKDETMESLKRRNGENLRLKKLFEATKKQLEVATLEVSKVRGELDGALVEISELEKSIPTEREAAVQEYLSSSTFHLAIKPYCAQEARFEKRKWMAVLDRYDDGSILRKYHEDINEHHRKGETFVLAVDPSSEDESDNEGSADAQTQHGEEDLGDAEDDGRTRNDTARGSASDENE, encoded by the exons a tggagaaggtaagcaagaaaacagggactagcacccataaaaggaaagcaccagtgttagttccttcggaagacatcctaccgcataagaaaattcataagttccgAGGGGAACCATCCGTTAGACCTAAGTCCCAAGATGGGGTCCTTAAGGGGCCTGCCTTTAGGAAGACTGGAGTCGAGACCGTTGATAATGCTACTGCCGTAGTTGCAGGAGAAGGGAGCCGACTGTTGCCTCATCCTCTTACTATGGAGCACACTGTCCAGGAAAGTGATCCTGGTTCCCGCCATGaggggaaaggcaaggaaagagctggcagtgtcccgtggaaggacttgagggttgccacgcggccaaaggattttggggatatcaacaattgcttggcagggcgtcgattcgccttcgatgagctcggagagcccttagctaaggatgaatcggattgcgaccggatgttgaagctgtcttcatat gtcatggccgagtatcacgacagactgcaagaggttgagcggtacaaggcaaaactgaaggagaataagcagcttgtggacgaggcccgaaggaataagggacttttgactcaggctctccaactgaaggatgaaaccatggagagcttgaaaaggcgaaatggtgagaacctaaggcttaagaaattgtttgaggcaactaaaaaacagttggaggtggctaccttggaagtatccaaggttaggggagaattggatggtgccttagttgagatttctgaactagagaagagcattccaactgaaagggaggctgctgtgcaagaatacttaagttcttcgacctttcatcttgctattaaaccctactgtgctcaagaagctcgctttgaaaaaaggaaatggatggccgtccttgatcgttatgatgatgggagcattcttcgaaaataccacgaagatataaatgagcatcatcgaaagggcgagacatttgtccttgctgttgatcctagcagcgaagatgagtctgataatgaaggtagtgctgatgcacagactcagcatggtgaagaggatcttggggatgcagaggatgatggtaggacgcggaatgatactgccaggggttcggcttcagatgagaatgaatag